The nucleotide sequence ATCTATTTCTGCTATTTCAGGAAAGTCAATGATAAGATTGGAAAAATTTACAAGGATTGCCTCCAGCTCCTCAAAATCTGCCGCGGGTTTGCCCCGAAAGCCCTGGAGCATTTTGAAAACTTTCGTATCCTGTATCAACATCTTTGCCAATGTCCGGTTTAGCGGTGGGAGACCGATCGAAAAATCTTTGATGAACTCCGCCATAGTGCCTCCCATCCCAAAGAGGACCACCGAACCGAAATCTCTATCCTTTTTGGCCCCGAGAATGAGCTCGTAGTCAACATCGGTGACCATCTTTTCTACGACGACACCCAATATGGCGGCTTCCGGGGCGCCTTTTTTCACCCTTAGCATCAACTTCTCATAGGCTTTCTTCAGGGCTGCACTTGAATCAATGCCCGTGATGACGCCACCCACATCGCTTTTGTGGGAGATGTCAGTTGAGGCGATCTTGATAACAACCGGATAACCGAGCTTTTCTGCTATGCTTATCGCGGTTTCGGGATTACCGGCAAATTCCGCCATGGCCACCGAAATACCGTAGGTCATGAGGAAATCTTTGGACTCCTCCTCGTTAAGAATCGTCCTTCCTTCCTTAAGGGCTATCTTGATATACTCTTTCAGGTGACCTGTCGAAGGTGCCTGTTGCGCCGGCAACTCGTCAGGGGTCTCATAGAGTTCATCGAGATGTCTTTTATACCTGCACATATTCACATACGTTCGGACAGCCTCCTCCGGCGTGTCGTAATTCGGGATGTTGTTCTCAACAAAAATGCGCCTTCCTTCTTCGACGTCCTTTGCTCCCATCCATGTTGCAATGACAGGTTTCCGGGCGTTTTTCGCACTATCGGCCACCATTTGCGCAACTTGAGTTGAAGGGGCAAAATCCAAAGGCACGTAAATGACGAGCACTCCGTCCACCAGAGGGTCGTCGAGGCATATGGCGATTGCTTTCGTGAACCTTTCGATGGTTGCGTCTCCCAGTACGTCTATAGGATTGGACTTGCTCCAGTAAGGTGGCAATAATGTATTGAGTTGTTTCATGCTCGCTTCAGAAAGTTCTGCCAGTTCCCCTCCCAGATGCATCAGGGCATCCGTGGCCATTACGCCAGGACCGCCAGCCGATGTTACGATGGCGAGCCGCGGACCAACGGGCAGCCGCTTTGAATCAAGAACCACGGCGGCAGCGAATAGTTCGGCTATTTCCCCGACCCTCACGACGCCGGCCCTCCGGAACGCTGCATCATATACTGCGTCGTCCCCGGCCATAGCGCCGGTGTGAGATTGGGCTGCTTTGGCGCTCTCGGCGAATCGTCCCGGCTTTAAAATAATAATAGGTTTTCGGCGTGCGA is from Deltaproteobacteria bacterium and encodes:
- a CDS encoding bifunctional acetate--CoA ligase family protein/GNAT family N-acetyltransferase, which translates into the protein MSNIQVMFDPQTIALIGATEKEGAVGRTILENLLRSSKKKIFPVNPNAGKVLNVQSYSSIAGVPEHVDLAVVATPARSVPALVEECGQAGVSGIIIISAGFKEIGAEGVKLESEIEGIRKKYGMRIMGPNCLGFVRPSRGLNATFLRGDPPPGNIAFISQSGALGSAILDWAVSAGIGFSMFASLGSMIDVDFGDMIDFLGNDESTRSILVYMESVGNARKFMSAARAFARRKPIIILKPGRFAESAKAAQSHTGAMAGDDAVYDAAFRRAGVVRVGEIAELFAAAVVLDSKRLPVGPRLAIVTSAGGPGVMATDALMHLGGELAELSEASMKQLNTLLPPYWSKSNPIDVLGDATIERFTKAIAICLDDPLVDGVLVIYVPLDFAPSTQVAQMVADSAKNARKPVIATWMGAKDVEEGRRIFVENNIPNYDTPEEAVRTYVNMCRYKRHLDELYETPDELPAQQAPSTGHLKEYIKIALKEGRTILNEEESKDFLMTYGISVAMAEFAGNPETAISIAEKLGYPVVIKIASTDISHKSDVGGVITGIDSSAALKKAYEKLMLRVKKGAPEAAILGVVVEKMVTDVDYELILGAKKDRDFGSVVLFGMGGTMAEFIKDFSIGLPPLNRTLAKMLIQDTKVFKMLQGFRGKPAADFEELEAILVNFSNLIIDFPEIAEIDINPLAISNGKATALDARIIINKQYATADRSPYPHLIITPYPTKYIKPWQLSDGTAVLLRPIRPEDEPAEHEMLSSLSQETLRTRFFSLIKDISHEWLILFCNIDYDRHMAIVAELREDGKKKMIGVARLMMDQNLMSGEVAFLVHDRFQGKGLGYKFVEMLIEIARERGLENIRADVLTENKKMLSIFRRLGFTTRCLPGGTSEALLMLQEQGAPEE